In Primulina eburnea isolate SZY01 chromosome 3, ASM2296580v1, whole genome shotgun sequence, one DNA window encodes the following:
- the LOC140825056 gene encoding LOW QUALITY PROTEIN: pleiotropic drug resistance protein 1-like (The sequence of the model RefSeq protein was modified relative to this genomic sequence to represent the inferred CDS: deleted 1 base in 1 codon) — MDPGDLYKASGSLRASGRANSSNLWRNTGIEVFSRSSREEDDEEALKWAALEKLPTFDRLRKGLLFGSKGANEIDVGDLGFHDKRNLVERLVNTVDEDNEKFLRKLRNRIDRVGIDLPTIEVRYEHLNIDAQAFSQSRSLPTFLNFIINMVEGVLNTLHLLPSAKKPFTILKDVSGIIKPCRMTLLLGPPSSGKTSLLLALAGKLDPTLKVSGNVTYNGHGLNEFVPQRTAAYISQTDLHIGEMTVRETLAFSARCQGVGDRYEMLAELSRREKAANIKPDPDIDIYMKAAATEGDEANVVTDYILKVLGLDICADTMVGDEMIRGISGGQRKRVTTGEMLVGPAKALFMDEISTGLDSSTTYQIVNMLRQYVHIMKGTAFISLLQPAPETYNLFDDIVLLSDGRIVYHGPRENVVGFFESMGFKCPKRKGVADFLQEVTSKKDQKQYWARKDEPYRFITVSEFVDAFQSYADGQRLGDELSIPYDKSKNHPAALSKDKYGVGQKELLKACKDREYLLMKRNAFVYYFKLFQLITLALIATTVFLRVKMHKDTVDDGSIYIGALFFAVILTLFNGLSELAMTIYKLPVFYKQRNMSFFPAWAYAIPSWILKIPITFVEVAIWTFFSYYIIGFDPNVGRLFKQYILLLTLHQTAGALFRLIGALGRTMVIANTFGLFALLMLFALGGFVLSRDDVKPWWIWGYWSSPLMYTQNAILVNEFTGHSWSKLVNGVKLGETVLKARGFFPYPYWYWIGLGVTLGFVFLFNALYILALTFLDSFDKPRAVLPEESEDVQQGDLVNQVSAPGAASKRRSVSSGSSSVREDADVANANRKRGMILPFEPHSLTFDDIRYSVDMPAEMKAQGATEDRLELLKGVSGTFRPGVLTALMGVSGAGKTTLMDVLAGRKTGGYIEGTITISGYPKNQATFARISGYCEQNDIHSPNVTVHESLIFSAWLRLPPDVDAKTRKMFIEEVMELVELTPLRGALVGLPGISGLSTEQRKRLTIAVELVANPSIIFMDEPTSGLDARAAAIVMRTVRNTVNTGRTVVCTIHQPSIDIFEAFDELFLMKRGGQDIYVGPLGHHSSHLIKYFEGVEGVQKIKDGINPATWMLEVSTSAQELLLGIDFAEHYKKSELYGRNKALIKELSVPRPGTKDLYFRNQYSQSFLMQCVACLWKQHWSYWRNPPYTAVRFLFTVCIALIFGTMFWKLGSKWKTQQDLFNAMGSMYAAILFLGFQYASTAQPVVAVERTVFYREKAAGMYSALPYAFSQFLIEIPYVFVQSLVYSLIVYSMMKFDWTVAKFFWFLYFMFFSLLYFVLYGMMAVAVTPNHNVAAVVSSFFYGLWNLFSGFIVPRPRIPIWWRWYYWLTPVAYTLYGFIVSQFGQVQDTLEGTDETVEQFLDRYFGFKHSMLGPVAAILLGFVVLFTVIFAYAIKTFNFQRR; from the exons ATGGATCCCGGTGATCTGTACAAAGCAAGTGGCAGTTTAAGAGCGAGTGGAAGAGCTAACAGCTCCAATCTATGGCGGAATACGGGTATCGAAGTTTTCTCTCGATCCTCGCGTGAGGAGGATGACGAAGAGGCCTTGAAATGGGCTGCGCTTGAGAAACTGCCTACTTTCGATCGTCTGAGAAAAGGGCTCTTATTCGGATCGAAAGGCGCGAATGAAATCGATGTTGGTGATCTTGGATTCCATGACAAAAGGAACTTGGTCGAGAGGCTGGTGAATACCGTGGACGAAGATAACGAGAAGTTCTTGCGGAAGCTCCGGAACAGGATTGATAG AGTTGGAATTGATTTGCCCACGATTGAAGTGAGATATGAGCATCTGAATATCGATGCACAAGCCTTTAGCCAGAGCAGGTCTTTGCCCACTTTTCTGAACTTCATTATCAATATGGTGGAG GGAGTTTTGAACACTCTCCATTTGCTCCCGAGTGCAAAGAAGCCTTTCACCATACTTAAGGATGTAAGCGGAATCATCAAACCTTGCAG AATGACGCTACTTTTAGGCCCTCCAAGTTCAGGAAAGACATCCCTTCTGTTGGCTTTGGCTGGAAAGCTTGATCCAACTCTAAAA GTTTCTGGAAATGTGACTTATAATGGACATGGACTGAATGAATTTGTACCGCAAAGAACCGCAGCATACATCAGCCAGACTGATTTGCATATCGGAGAAATGACCGTAAGAGAAACCTTAGCATTCTCTGCTCGATGCCAAGGAGTAGGCGATCGATACG AAATGTTGGCGGAATTGTCGAGGAGGGAGAAAGCAGCAAATATCAAGCCTGACCCAGATATCGATATCTACATGAAG GCAGCGGCAACTGAAGGAGATGAAGCGAATGTTGTCACAGATTATATTCTCAAGGTTTTGGGTCTCGACATTTGCGCCGATACCATGGTCGGGGATGAGATGATAAGGGGAATTTCCGGGGGACAACGAAAACGTGTTACAACCG GTGAAATGCTGGTTGGACCCGCAAAAGCACTTTTCATGGACGAAATATCGACAGGACTGGACAGTTCCACGACTTACCAGATTGTCAATATGCTTCGACAGTATGTGCACATTATGAAGGGAACTGCCTTCATTTCCCTCTTGCAGCCAGCACCGGAAACTTACAATCTTTTCGATGACATTGTCCTCTTGTCCGATGGCCGGATTGTATATCATGGCCCGAGAGAAAACGTGGTCGGTTTCTTCGAATCCATGGGTTTCAAATGCCCCAAGAGGAAAGGAGTTGCCGATTTCTTGCAAGAG GTGACGTCGAAAAAAGACCAGAAGCAATATTGGGCACGTAAGGATGAGCCTTACCGGTTCATCACAGTGAGTGAATTCGTCGACGCGTTCCAGTCATATGCGGACGGACAAAGACTAGGGGATGAGCTATCGATTCCGTACGATAAGAGCAAAAACCATCCAGCTGCTCTGAGTAAAGACAAGTAC GGTGTTGGACAGAAAGAACTCCTGAAAGCCTGCAAAGATAGAGAATatttgttgatgaaaagaaatgCATTTGTCTATTACTTCAAGCTTTTCCAG CTAATTACGCTGGCATTGATTGCCACGACTGTCTTCCTACGAGTCAAGATGCACAAAGATACTGTCGATGATGGTTCCATATATATCGGTGCTCTATTTTTCGCTGTGATTCTTACATTGTTCAATGGATTGTCCGAGCTTGCTATGACGATTTACAAGCTTCCTGTATTCTACAAGCAAAGGAATATGTCCTTCTTCCCGGCATGGGCATATGCTATTCCATCTTGGATCCTAAAAATTCCAATTACCTTCGTTGAAGTGGCCATATGGACCTTTTTCTCCTACTACATCATCGGATTCGATCCTAACGTAGGAAG ATTGTTCAAGCAATACATATTACTCCTGACTTTGCACCAGACAGCAGGAGCGTTGTTCAGACTTATTGGAGCATTGGGACGGACTATGGTTATTGCGAACACATTCGGCCTGTTTGCATTGCTCATGCTTTTTGCATTAGGTGGCTTTGTGCTGTCACGAG ATGACGTGAAACCATGGTGGATATGGGGTTATTGGTCATCACCATTGATGTACACGCAAAACGCGATTCTTGTCAACGAATTCACAGGGCACAGTTGGAGCAAA TTGGTAAATGGAGTCAAATTGGGAGAAACAGTGTTGAAGGCCCGAGGGTTCTTTCCTTATCCATACTGGTATTGGATAGGATTGGGAGTTACACTTGGATTTGTCTTTCTGTTCAACGCTCTCTATATTCTGGCACTAACGTTCCTGGACT CATTTGATAAGCCTAGAGCTGTGTTGCCTGAAGAAAGTGAAGATGTCCAACAGGGTGACTTAGTTAACCAAGTTTCAGCTCCTGGTGCTGCTAGTAAGCGTAGAAGTGTCTCTTCTGGATCCTCGTCTGTCAGAGAAGATGCAGATGTAGCCAATGCGAACCGGAAAAGAGGAATGATTCTACCATTCGAGCCTCATTCCCTCACTTTTGACGACATTAGATACTCAGTTGACATGCCAGCA GAAATGAAAGCTCAAGGTGCCACTGAAGATAGATTGGAGCTCTTGAAGGGTGTAAGCGGCACTTTCCGGCCAGGCGTTCTTACAGCTTTGATGGGTGTTAGTGGAGCCGGTAAAACAACCTTGATGGATGTGTTAGCTGGAAGAAAAACAGGTGGATACATCGAGGGAACTATTACGATCTCAGGTTATCCGAAGAACCAGGCAACATTTGCTAGGATTTCTGGATATTGTGAGCAGAACGACATTCATTCACCAAATGTCACTGTTCACGAGTCCCTTATTTTCTCAGCTTGGTTAAGGTTGCCTCCAGATGTTGATGCAAAGACCAGGAAG ATGTTCATTGAAGAGGTAATGGAACTTGTCGAACTTACGCCTCTGAGAGGAGCGTTGGTTGGATTGCCTGGGATCAGTGGTCTCTCGACCGAGCAGCGAAAGAGGCTTACAATAGCAGTGGAACTTGTAGCAAATCCATCTATCATCTTCATGGATGAACCAACGTCAGGCCTTGATGCTAGAGCCGCTGCAATTGTGATGAGAACTGTCAGGAATACCGTTAACACCGGAAGAACTGTAGTATGCACCATCCATCAGCCTAGCATAGACATATTTGAAGCATTTGATGAG CTATTTTTGATGAAACGGGGAGGGCAAGATATATATGTTGGACCATTGGGACACCACTCATCCCATTTGATCAAGTACTTTGAAGGAGTGGAAGGAGTACAGAAGATTAAAGACGGTATCAATCCCGCAACCTGGATGTTGGAAGTCTCCACTTCAGCACAAGAACTGCTTTTGGGGATCGATTTTGCTGAACACTACAAAAAATCAGAACTATATGG GAGGAATAAAGCCCTGATAAAGGAGTTAAGCGTCCCTCGTCCCGGCACGAAAGATTTGTATTTCCGTAACCAATACTCCCAATCTTTCCTCATGCAATGTGTAGCTTGCCTGTGGAAACAACACTGGTCGTACTGGCGGAATCCTCCTTATACAGCCGTGAGATTTTTGTTCACAGTCTGCATTGCCCTTATATTCGGCACAATGTTTTGGAAGCTTGGCTCTAAATG GAAAACTCAACAAGATCTATTCAATGCCATGGGTTCTATGTATGCTGCTATCCTCTTTCTGGGATTCCAATACGCCTCGACAGCTCAGCCTGTCGTGGCTGTCGAGCGAACGGTCTTTTACCGAGAAAAAGCAGCCGGAATGTATTCAGCTTTACCATACGCTTTCTCACAG TTTCTCATCGAAATCCCATATGTTTTCGTACAATCATTGGTGTACAGTCTCATCGTCTACTCCATGATGAAATTCGACTGGACCGTCGCGAAATTTTTCTGGTTTTTATATTTCATGTTCTTCTCACTTTTGTACTTTGTATTGTATGGCATGATGGCTGTGGCTGTCACGCCTAATCACAACGTAGCTGCGGTTGTTTCTTCTTTCTTCTACGGACTTTGGAACCTTTTCTCCGGATTTATTGTCCCACGACCG AGAATACCTATATGGTGGAGATGGTACTACTGGCTAACACCCGTGGCCTACACCTTGTATGGCTTCATAGTGTCGCAATTTGGACAAGTTCAGGATACACTTGAAGGCACAGACGAAACGGTGGAACAATTCTTGGACCGTTACTTCGGGTTCAAACACAGCATGCTTGGACCAGTTGCGGCTATACTTCTCGGATTCGTGGTACTTTTCACCGTAATTTTTGCCTATGCCATCAAAACATTCAATTTCCAGAGGAGATGA
- the LOC140825057 gene encoding phototropic-responsive NPH3 family protein NPY1-like isoform X1 produces the protein MKFMKLGSRPDAFQSAGSYTRLVSSELLTDVIITVGEVKFHLHKFPLLSKSHKLRKLVSKSNYEIPDEIQLVEFPGGPKAFEICAKFCYGMVVTLNPYNVVAALCAAEYLEMTEDIDRGNLIFKIDVFLNSCILQSWKDSIIVLQTTKTLLPWSESLKIVVARCIDSTASKTSVDPSTITWSYTYNRKMAVSDKMVPSVMKFPQKIEFVPRDWWVEDICELDVDFFKQVMVMIKSKGRVEGVLIGEALRTYMARWLPDSLDTLVSQDHVLKNKSLVETIICLLLSDKGISCSCSFLFKLLNVASLIGSDDLVVVDLVRRVAFKLDEANVSDLLIPARSPQPTTYDIDLVQHLVEQFMTNGKQISKNNKNDGDFVLEHGSWLTVAKLIDGYLAEVACDPNLQVLNFIKLSRSIPESARPIHDALYAAINIYLKEHLSLSKAEKKNLCGLMDAKKLTPNAVMDAAQNNQLPLRVIIQILFFDQARAAAGTNIQSQQKTEGNWTKLTMGSCRSLREQKDGLTVKEEDYTKNGNLKRKGSKNTIGSAGHLLPSRSRSIFDKVWIMGKGIGNSNVKSLETSASSQSPISMIQGETKSYGLSSRHRRYSVS, from the exons ATGAAGTTTATGAAGTTGGGATCGAGACCTGATGCTTTCCAATCTGCAGGGAGCTATACAAG GCTTGTATCATCTGAATTGTTAACTGATGTTATTATAACTGTTGGCGAAGTGAAGTTCCATCTCCATAAG TTTCCCCTCTTGTCTAAGAGCCACAAATTACGAAAGCTGGTATCGAAATCCAATTATGAGATCCCTGATGAAATTCAGTTGGTCGAATTTCCTGGTGGGCCTAAAGCTTTTGAAATCTGTGCTAAGTTCTGTTATGGGATGGTGGTGACTTTGAACCCCTACAATGTTGTGGCTGCACTTTGTGCTGCAGAGTATCTAGAGATGACTGAGGATATTGATCGAGGCAACCTCATTTTCAAGATCGATGTATTTCTCAACTCCTGCATTTTACAGAGCTGGAAAGATTCTATTATTGTTTTACAGACTACTAAAACTCTTCTTCCATGGTCTGAAAGTCTGAAGATCGTCGTAGCTAGGTGTATAGATTCTACTGCATCTAAAACCTCAGTTGATCCTTCAACAATCACTTGGTCTTACACATACAACCGAAAAATGGCAGTGTCAGACAAGATGGTTCCAAGCGTTATGAAATTTCCCCAAAAAATAGAATTTGTTCCTAGAGATTGGTGGGTTGAAGATATATGCGAGTTGGACGTTGATTTCTTCAAACAAGTTATGGTGATGATAAAATCAAAAGGTAGAGTGGAGGGAGTTTTAATTGGTGAGGCGTTGAGGACGTATATGGCTAGATGGTTGCCAGATTCTTTAGACACTTTGGTATCTCAAGACCATGTCCTGAAGAATAAGTCTTTGGTGGAAACCATAATTTGCTTGTTGCTTTCTGACAAGGGAATTAGCTGTTCTTGTAGTTTCTTGTTTAAGTTGCTTAATGTTGCTTCTTTGATCGGGTCTGATGATTTGGTGGTGGTAGATCTGGTGAGAAGAGTTGCTTTTAAGTTGGACGAAGCTAATGTTAGCGATCTTTTGATTCCTGCAAGGTCTCCACAACCTACCACCTATGATATAGATCTTGTTCAACATCTTGTGGAACAATTTATGACAAATGGAAAACAAATAAGCAAGAATAACAAAAATGATGGTGACTTTGTTTTAGAACACGGATCTTGGTTAACAGTTGCAAAACTAATTGATGGTTACCTTGCTGAAGTTGCTTGTGACCCGAATCTCCAGGTCCTAAATTTCATCAAATTATCTCGGTCAATACCCGAGTCAGCAAGACCAATTCACGATGCATTGTATGCTGCCATTAACATCTATTTGAAG GAGCACCTGAGTCTGTCAAAAGCCGAGAAAAAGAACTTGTGTGGGCTTATGGATGCCAAGAAACTGACTCCAAATGCGGTCATGGACGCAGCACAAAACAACCAGCTACCACTTCGGGTAATCATTCAAATCCTATTTTTCGACCAAGCTAGAGCAGCAGCCGGTACTAACATCCAGAGCCAACAAAAAACCGAAGGCAATTGGACAAAACTAACCATGGGTAGTTGCAGATCCCTCAGAGAACAAAAGGATGGCTTGACTGTTAAAGAAGAGGACTATACCAAGAATGGAAATTTGAAGAGAAAAGGCAGCAAGAATACTATAGGATCTGCGGGACATCTGCTGCCATCTCGTTCAAGGAGTATCTTTGACAAAGTGTGGATCATGGGTAAAGGGATCGGAAACAGCAACGTTAAGAGCTTGGAGACGTCAGCGAGTTCACAGAGCCCAATCTCAATGATCCAAGGGGAGACCAAGTCCTATGGTTTATCTTCAAGACACAGGAGATACTCAGTTTCTTAG
- the LOC140825057 gene encoding phototropic-responsive NPH3 family protein NPY1-like isoform X2, giving the protein MLSNLQGAIQGFPLLSKSHKLRKLVSKSNYEIPDEIQLVEFPGGPKAFEICAKFCYGMVVTLNPYNVVAALCAAEYLEMTEDIDRGNLIFKIDVFLNSCILQSWKDSIIVLQTTKTLLPWSESLKIVVARCIDSTASKTSVDPSTITWSYTYNRKMAVSDKMVPSVMKFPQKIEFVPRDWWVEDICELDVDFFKQVMVMIKSKGRVEGVLIGEALRTYMARWLPDSLDTLVSQDHVLKNKSLVETIICLLLSDKGISCSCSFLFKLLNVASLIGSDDLVVVDLVRRVAFKLDEANVSDLLIPARSPQPTTYDIDLVQHLVEQFMTNGKQISKNNKNDGDFVLEHGSWLTVAKLIDGYLAEVACDPNLQVLNFIKLSRSIPESARPIHDALYAAINIYLKEHLSLSKAEKKNLCGLMDAKKLTPNAVMDAAQNNQLPLRVIIQILFFDQARAAAGTNIQSQQKTEGNWTKLTMGSCRSLREQKDGLTVKEEDYTKNGNLKRKGSKNTIGSAGHLLPSRSRSIFDKVWIMGKGIGNSNVKSLETSASSQSPISMIQGETKSYGLSSRHRRYSVS; this is encoded by the exons ATGCTTTCCAATCTGCAGGGAGCTATACAAGGT TTTCCCCTCTTGTCTAAGAGCCACAAATTACGAAAGCTGGTATCGAAATCCAATTATGAGATCCCTGATGAAATTCAGTTGGTCGAATTTCCTGGTGGGCCTAAAGCTTTTGAAATCTGTGCTAAGTTCTGTTATGGGATGGTGGTGACTTTGAACCCCTACAATGTTGTGGCTGCACTTTGTGCTGCAGAGTATCTAGAGATGACTGAGGATATTGATCGAGGCAACCTCATTTTCAAGATCGATGTATTTCTCAACTCCTGCATTTTACAGAGCTGGAAAGATTCTATTATTGTTTTACAGACTACTAAAACTCTTCTTCCATGGTCTGAAAGTCTGAAGATCGTCGTAGCTAGGTGTATAGATTCTACTGCATCTAAAACCTCAGTTGATCCTTCAACAATCACTTGGTCTTACACATACAACCGAAAAATGGCAGTGTCAGACAAGATGGTTCCAAGCGTTATGAAATTTCCCCAAAAAATAGAATTTGTTCCTAGAGATTGGTGGGTTGAAGATATATGCGAGTTGGACGTTGATTTCTTCAAACAAGTTATGGTGATGATAAAATCAAAAGGTAGAGTGGAGGGAGTTTTAATTGGTGAGGCGTTGAGGACGTATATGGCTAGATGGTTGCCAGATTCTTTAGACACTTTGGTATCTCAAGACCATGTCCTGAAGAATAAGTCTTTGGTGGAAACCATAATTTGCTTGTTGCTTTCTGACAAGGGAATTAGCTGTTCTTGTAGTTTCTTGTTTAAGTTGCTTAATGTTGCTTCTTTGATCGGGTCTGATGATTTGGTGGTGGTAGATCTGGTGAGAAGAGTTGCTTTTAAGTTGGACGAAGCTAATGTTAGCGATCTTTTGATTCCTGCAAGGTCTCCACAACCTACCACCTATGATATAGATCTTGTTCAACATCTTGTGGAACAATTTATGACAAATGGAAAACAAATAAGCAAGAATAACAAAAATGATGGTGACTTTGTTTTAGAACACGGATCTTGGTTAACAGTTGCAAAACTAATTGATGGTTACCTTGCTGAAGTTGCTTGTGACCCGAATCTCCAGGTCCTAAATTTCATCAAATTATCTCGGTCAATACCCGAGTCAGCAAGACCAATTCACGATGCATTGTATGCTGCCATTAACATCTATTTGAAG GAGCACCTGAGTCTGTCAAAAGCCGAGAAAAAGAACTTGTGTGGGCTTATGGATGCCAAGAAACTGACTCCAAATGCGGTCATGGACGCAGCACAAAACAACCAGCTACCACTTCGGGTAATCATTCAAATCCTATTTTTCGACCAAGCTAGAGCAGCAGCCGGTACTAACATCCAGAGCCAACAAAAAACCGAAGGCAATTGGACAAAACTAACCATGGGTAGTTGCAGATCCCTCAGAGAACAAAAGGATGGCTTGACTGTTAAAGAAGAGGACTATACCAAGAATGGAAATTTGAAGAGAAAAGGCAGCAAGAATACTATAGGATCTGCGGGACATCTGCTGCCATCTCGTTCAAGGAGTATCTTTGACAAAGTGTGGATCATGGGTAAAGGGATCGGAAACAGCAACGTTAAGAGCTTGGAGACGTCAGCGAGTTCACAGAGCCCAATCTCAATGATCCAAGGGGAGACCAAGTCCTATGGTTTATCTTCAAGACACAGGAGATACTCAGTTTCTTAG
- the LOC140825057 gene encoding phototropic-responsive NPH3 family protein NPY1-like isoform X3, with translation MVVTLNPYNVVAALCAAEYLEMTEDIDRGNLIFKIDVFLNSCILQSWKDSIIVLQTTKTLLPWSESLKIVVARCIDSTASKTSVDPSTITWSYTYNRKMAVSDKMVPSVMKFPQKIEFVPRDWWVEDICELDVDFFKQVMVMIKSKGRVEGVLIGEALRTYMARWLPDSLDTLVSQDHVLKNKSLVETIICLLLSDKGISCSCSFLFKLLNVASLIGSDDLVVVDLVRRVAFKLDEANVSDLLIPARSPQPTTYDIDLVQHLVEQFMTNGKQISKNNKNDGDFVLEHGSWLTVAKLIDGYLAEVACDPNLQVLNFIKLSRSIPESARPIHDALYAAINIYLKEHLSLSKAEKKNLCGLMDAKKLTPNAVMDAAQNNQLPLRVIIQILFFDQARAAAGTNIQSQQKTEGNWTKLTMGSCRSLREQKDGLTVKEEDYTKNGNLKRKGSKNTIGSAGHLLPSRSRSIFDKVWIMGKGIGNSNVKSLETSASSQSPISMIQGETKSYGLSSRHRRYSVS, from the exons ATGGTGGTGACTTTGAACCCCTACAATGTTGTGGCTGCACTTTGTGCTGCAGAGTATCTAGAGATGACTGAGGATATTGATCGAGGCAACCTCATTTTCAAGATCGATGTATTTCTCAACTCCTGCATTTTACAGAGCTGGAAAGATTCTATTATTGTTTTACAGACTACTAAAACTCTTCTTCCATGGTCTGAAAGTCTGAAGATCGTCGTAGCTAGGTGTATAGATTCTACTGCATCTAAAACCTCAGTTGATCCTTCAACAATCACTTGGTCTTACACATACAACCGAAAAATGGCAGTGTCAGACAAGATGGTTCCAAGCGTTATGAAATTTCCCCAAAAAATAGAATTTGTTCCTAGAGATTGGTGGGTTGAAGATATATGCGAGTTGGACGTTGATTTCTTCAAACAAGTTATGGTGATGATAAAATCAAAAGGTAGAGTGGAGGGAGTTTTAATTGGTGAGGCGTTGAGGACGTATATGGCTAGATGGTTGCCAGATTCTTTAGACACTTTGGTATCTCAAGACCATGTCCTGAAGAATAAGTCTTTGGTGGAAACCATAATTTGCTTGTTGCTTTCTGACAAGGGAATTAGCTGTTCTTGTAGTTTCTTGTTTAAGTTGCTTAATGTTGCTTCTTTGATCGGGTCTGATGATTTGGTGGTGGTAGATCTGGTGAGAAGAGTTGCTTTTAAGTTGGACGAAGCTAATGTTAGCGATCTTTTGATTCCTGCAAGGTCTCCACAACCTACCACCTATGATATAGATCTTGTTCAACATCTTGTGGAACAATTTATGACAAATGGAAAACAAATAAGCAAGAATAACAAAAATGATGGTGACTTTGTTTTAGAACACGGATCTTGGTTAACAGTTGCAAAACTAATTGATGGTTACCTTGCTGAAGTTGCTTGTGACCCGAATCTCCAGGTCCTAAATTTCATCAAATTATCTCGGTCAATACCCGAGTCAGCAAGACCAATTCACGATGCATTGTATGCTGCCATTAACATCTATTTGAAG GAGCACCTGAGTCTGTCAAAAGCCGAGAAAAAGAACTTGTGTGGGCTTATGGATGCCAAGAAACTGACTCCAAATGCGGTCATGGACGCAGCACAAAACAACCAGCTACCACTTCGGGTAATCATTCAAATCCTATTTTTCGACCAAGCTAGAGCAGCAGCCGGTACTAACATCCAGAGCCAACAAAAAACCGAAGGCAATTGGACAAAACTAACCATGGGTAGTTGCAGATCCCTCAGAGAACAAAAGGATGGCTTGACTGTTAAAGAAGAGGACTATACCAAGAATGGAAATTTGAAGAGAAAAGGCAGCAAGAATACTATAGGATCTGCGGGACATCTGCTGCCATCTCGTTCAAGGAGTATCTTTGACAAAGTGTGGATCATGGGTAAAGGGATCGGAAACAGCAACGTTAAGAGCTTGGAGACGTCAGCGAGTTCACAGAGCCCAATCTCAATGATCCAAGGGGAGACCAAGTCCTATGGTTTATCTTCAAGACACAGGAGATACTCAGTTTCTTAG